The following DNA comes from Passer domesticus isolate bPasDom1 unplaced genomic scaffold, bPasDom1.hap1 HAP1_SCAFFOLD_188, whole genome shotgun sequence.
GCTGTCGCGACATGCCCCGCCCCCCCGCCGTGCTCCGTcaccgctgccgccgccgccagcGCTGCCCTCGCTGCGCCCGGCAGCCCAAACCCTTCCTGTGCCGACTATCGCGACATATCGAGGCTCGAGCACCCCCTCCGCATCCAGCATCGCGACCCCGCTTCCCTTACTGGGACCCTCCCCAATACCGCGACCCCCGCCCCTTATTGCGCCCCCCCTTCCCCGTTATTCCGCCTCCCCCCCGCTATCGCGACACCCCCAGCTCGGGGTGAGTCTGGGGGCGCAGGaccccccccccgcccctccccccgctTTGAGTCAGACCCCGGCGGGACTTTccggggggaggggggaggggcggcggtTTCACTTCCTGcccggggtgggggaggggctcGGCGGTTGAGGACTTGGAGGGGGGGGGAGCGGAGAATTCGGGATCATCCCCCCCCCGAGGGGCGCCGAGGGTgtcaggacccccaaaactgGGTTGGGGGTGGGGGTCGAGGCCTCCTGGGGGTGCCCCCACGCCCCCCATAAAAGCagcggccccgcccccccctCGGGCGAGAACTTCCCCGGGAAGTGGTCAAAGCCACCGCCCCTCCCCCACGCTGTGGGGCCCGtggggccgagctccccctcccccacccccggTGCTCCTTAGGGGCTGAACTCCCCCCCCCAAAAGAACTTGCACCCCTAAAATCgtctccccccccacccctccccttCTGGCTGCCGCTGCTCCCCCCAGGGTCGGGGGTCGTGTTTGAGGAGGGGGCTACGAACAGCCCCGGGGTgggggggacatttggggaccgtccccaagtgccaccagcCCCGTGGCCCCGCCCCCTTTGTCCCGAATGTGACCAcccggggggggaggggcggagggatgggggaggggagggggagggtcCCAGCAGAGCCCGAGCCCCCCCTGAGCCCCTCCGGCTGTCCCGGGTGTTTGGGATGGGGGTCCGGGCTGACCGAGGGGTCATGGGGAGGGGGATGGGGCCGGTTTTGGGGTCACTTCACGGATTTGTGGCAATTGGAGAAGTGGGGGAGGGGTGGGAAAGGGCAGAAtgtggggggggggagggggggcacCGGGGTCCCTCTGCCCGCGGTGGGAGAGcagtttggggggggggtggtCGTGGGGTCCCTGTTTGGGGTGCCTGTGGGGGATCAGGAGGGGTTTGGGGCCGGGACACCCCAGGTTTGGCTCATTTTGGGGGGGTTCAGGGAGATTTGGGGATTCTGGGGGGGGgttcagggggatttggggattctgggggggttcagggggatttggggattctgGGGGGGATTCAGGGAATTTGGCGAATCTGGGGGTTTCAGGCCCAGCTCTCTGTCTGTGTTCCCAGCGCTGAAGCTTCTGGAAGCTCCACTGGGAATGTTGGGGACCCAGCCACGAGTTCTGTCACAAGGGCAAAGACAAATTGGGCTCCAAATCCCCCCCCGGACCCCCCACTGGGGGACAGCTCCatccagggcagcactgggatggaactgggacggactgggagcAGGAGAGTGACATGGAGCAAGACCAGTGCAAGgcactgggatgaactggggataactgggggcactgggaggcagctggggctgtgcccggggcgCAGGGTGGTCCCCATCCCTCTCCCACCCCAGGGCACTGGGCCACACCAACGTGTTTCCCCACGGCGCTGTCAGCTCAGGGCCCCTCTGGATCCTGAGAATCCCAAATGTGGAAATCCCAAATGTGAGAATCCCAAATGTGAAAACCCCAAACGTGAAAACCCCAAATGTGAGGATCCCAACTgtgaaaaccccaaatctgaaAATCCCAAATGTGAGAATCCCAAATCTGAAAATCCCAACTGTGAGAAACCCCAATGTGAAAATCCCAAATGTGAGAATCCCAACTGTGCAGGGCCAAAAAGAGGGggaacggcagcagggcccccCCACCACGGgtctccccccaccccaaatccctttgTGAAGTAGGGAGTGGGACGTGGGGGTGCCCCCTCACCCCAACCGCCCCCCAAAAGAGACTCACAAGGACCAGGAGAGGAGAGCAGGTTCTTTATCACCCCGTGTGCCCCCGCCCCCTCCACCCGCCATTAAATACCCCCGGGGGTCCCCCggcccccccccagccccccctcacGCGCAGGGCCCCCCGGGGCCggccccgtccccgtcccccgCCCGCCGCAGCCGCTTCTTGGCGCGGATCTCGTTCATGGCCTCCTCGATGGAGCGCGTGTCCCGCTTGTTGGCCACGGGCACTGCGGGCACGGAGACGCCGCTGGCGCCAGCGCCCCCAGAGCCCCGGGCGGGGACCCCCGGagcccctgggcagggacacccggGAACCCCAGacccctgggcagggagccctgggacccccagaccccgtatccccccagggcagggacacccggGACACCCAGACCCCGTAtccccccagggctgggacacctgggacccccagacccccccggGCAGGGACCTccgggacccccagacccccggGCAGGGATCCCCAGacccctgggcagggagccccagacccctgggcagggagcccCAGACCCCGTATCCCCCCGGGCAGGGAACCCAGACCCCCAGGCAGGGACCCCTGGGAGCCCCAGACCCCCGGGCAGGGACCCCTGGGAGCCCCAGACCCCCGGGCagggacccccagacccccgAGCAGGaacccccaggagccccagaCCCTGTATCCCCCCCaggcagggacccccaggacccgGGGCCTGGcaggacccccagaccccctggGCAGGGACCCTTGGAAGCCCCAGTAACCCCAGACCCCGTATCcccccatgggcagggacccccaGACCCTGTATCACCCCCGTGCAGGGACCCCCAGTACCCCCAGACCCCGTATCCCCCCCCGGGCagggacccccagaccccctgggacccccgCTCACCGCAGCCGTACGCCTTGTTGGCCTCCATGGTGCGGGCGGCGGCCTTGGCGGCCTCGCAGCCAATCAGGTGCCGGTATTTGTCCTTGTAGTCGGTGGGGGGGCcccgggggggcggggccggaCTCAAGCTCCGCCTCCTCCTGCTGTGccgccagctcctgcaggggaGGGGTCAGCCACAAGCCACGCCCACAACACCACACCCACTCAGGCCACACCCACATAATTCATCCCACCATTATGCATGCATGCCCCACCCACTCAGGCCACACCCACATGATTCATCCCACTATTATGCATGCCCCACCCACTCAGGCCACACCCACCCCTGTAAGCCCTCCCTCCATCATCCATGCCACACCCACTCAGGCCACACCCACCCATGTAAGCCCTCCCACCATTACACATGGGCGCCCTGGCCACCCCGCAGAGCCCCGCCCATATCCCGTTGAAGCCCCGCCCCTTTCACACAAAGCCCCGCCTACCCGGAGGCGGCGCCGCTCCTCGGCCCGGGCCGGGTCCCACTCCTCCCCGCGCCGGTACGCCTCCAGCTCCTCGTCACAGGGCGCGA
Coding sequences within:
- the LOC135292043 gene encoding LOW QUALITY PROTEIN: sperm-associated antigen 7-like (The sequence of the model RefSeq protein was modified relative to this genomic sequence to represent the inferred CDS: deleted 1 base in 1 codon), producing MAELDLLGSILSSMERPPAAADGEARRRAREQAARMKKLQEQEKRQKVEFRKRMEQEVSQFIQATGEPRRRFQPMNKIERSILHDVAEVAGLTSFSFGDDEDSRYVMVFKKEFAPCDEELEAYRRGEEWDPARAEERRRLRELAAQQEEAELESGPAPPGPPTDYKDKYRHLIGCEAAKAAARTMEANKAYGCVPVANKRDTRSIEEAMNEIRAKKRLRRAGDGDGAGPGGPCA